From one Catellatospora sp. IY07-71 genomic stretch:
- a CDS encoding neutral zinc metallopeptidase, translated as MTLNENADIDTSQVTDARGGGGGGRSFGGGGIPIPIPTSGGGIIGTLLVIGLALAGAFLGPQMLGGGGDAGGPGVSETCSTANPKRLENAECRNALYINSIQAYWREAMPETFGQAYQQTDTVFFSQAVNTACGSADSGVGPFYCPADNQVYIDLSFYDELASRFGADGQFAQPYVLAHEYGHHLQNLLGTSAQVQRESERDPGNANALSVKLELQADCLAGVWAKHATETEDAKGQPIFKSVTQQDIDQALEAAAAIGDDKIMERSGVPVDESKFTHGTAKQRSDWFNTGFRTGDGRQCDTFTKGV; from the coding sequence ATGACCCTCAACGAGAACGCGGATATCGACACCAGCCAGGTGACCGACGCCCGGGGCGGTGGCGGTGGGGGCCGGAGCTTCGGCGGTGGCGGCATCCCCATCCCGATCCCCACGAGCGGCGGCGGGATCATCGGCACGCTGCTGGTGATCGGCCTGGCGCTGGCCGGGGCGTTCCTCGGCCCGCAGATGCTCGGCGGCGGCGGTGACGCCGGCGGGCCCGGCGTCAGCGAGACCTGCTCGACGGCCAACCCGAAGCGGCTCGAGAACGCCGAGTGCCGCAACGCGCTGTACATCAACTCGATCCAGGCGTACTGGCGCGAGGCGATGCCGGAGACGTTCGGGCAGGCGTACCAGCAGACCGACACGGTCTTCTTCTCCCAGGCCGTGAACACCGCCTGCGGCTCGGCCGACAGCGGCGTGGGCCCGTTCTACTGCCCGGCCGACAACCAGGTCTACATCGACCTGTCCTTCTACGACGAGCTGGCCAGCCGGTTCGGCGCGGACGGCCAGTTCGCCCAGCCGTACGTGCTGGCGCACGAGTACGGCCACCACCTGCAGAACCTGCTCGGCACCTCGGCGCAGGTGCAGCGCGAGTCCGAGCGCGACCCCGGCAACGCCAACGCGCTGTCGGTGAAGCTGGAGCTGCAGGCCGACTGCCTGGCCGGGGTATGGGCCAAGCACGCGACCGAGACCGAGGACGCCAAGGGGCAGCCGATCTTCAAGTCGGTCACCCAGCAGGACATCGACCAGGCGCTCGAAGCGGCCGCCGCGATCGGTGACGACAAGATCATGGAGCGCTCAGGCGTGCCCGTGGACGAGTCCAAGTTCACCCACGGCACCGCCAAGCAGCGCAGCGACTGGTTCAACACCGGTTTCCGCACCGGCGACGGCCGCCAGTGCGACACCTTCACCAAGGGCGTCTGA
- a CDS encoding DUF1905 domain-containing protein encodes MIVDFEAELWLWDARRDESWTFVSLPTEASEDIRELSAGPRRGFGAVRVKVTIGTSSWATSIFPDGARGCYVLPVKRAVRKAQRLDVGDTASVRVELVDL; translated from the coding sequence GTGATCGTGGATTTCGAGGCCGAGCTGTGGTTGTGGGACGCCCGCCGCGACGAGAGCTGGACGTTCGTCAGCCTCCCCACCGAGGCGTCCGAGGACATCCGGGAGCTTTCCGCCGGTCCGCGCCGCGGGTTCGGCGCGGTGCGGGTGAAGGTCACCATCGGCACCAGCAGCTGGGCGACCTCGATCTTCCCGGACGGCGCCCGTGGCTGCTACGTGCTGCCGGTCAAGCGAGCCGTACGCAAGGCGCAGCGGCTCGACGTGGGCGACACTGCCTCGGTGCGGGTGGAACTAGTCGACCTCTGA
- a CDS encoding DUF695 domain-containing protein, translated as MIFSRRRDPSSGIRDFWAAWPGLRARAEAAFAAKEVDHDLVREVSKRVDAIHGDLEWEFSKGRTAQHAFIVSAAGDPALRAIAHRWQLAAPAPDATWEYHGARQAEPEMLDGAFEADGVRVQLADLRYGFALDEPRHEYDVVVYHPAFVSMPEQHRLRLAYLSLTWLLGEDGVEIWIGTIDATVAELDGALPGAALAEAVSALAGQFDEDSWAVLGTPETAPVPRVATVQQPLKPARRPSYDTHIGVTLPFRATGNGLPDRDSLHALRAFEDSLAPLLDGAELIAHETGENVRTLHIYGDSTRFAAKPLEKHAASWREGRAKVRTSTDPSWERVRHLRP; from the coding sequence ATGATCTTCTCGCGCCGTCGTGACCCGTCCTCCGGCATCAGGGACTTCTGGGCCGCCTGGCCTGGGCTGCGGGCCCGCGCCGAGGCCGCGTTCGCGGCGAAGGAGGTCGACCACGACCTGGTCCGCGAGGTGTCCAAGCGGGTGGACGCCATCCACGGCGACCTGGAGTGGGAGTTCAGCAAGGGCCGCACCGCGCAGCACGCGTTCATCGTCAGCGCGGCCGGTGACCCGGCGCTGCGCGCGATCGCCCACCGCTGGCAGCTGGCCGCGCCCGCACCCGACGCCACCTGGGAGTATCACGGCGCCCGCCAGGCCGAGCCGGAGATGCTCGACGGAGCGTTCGAGGCGGACGGGGTCCGGGTCCAGCTCGCCGACCTCCGCTACGGGTTCGCGCTCGACGAGCCGCGCCACGAGTACGACGTCGTGGTGTACCACCCGGCCTTCGTCTCCATGCCCGAGCAGCACCGCCTGCGCCTGGCGTACCTGTCGCTGACCTGGCTGCTCGGCGAGGACGGGGTCGAGATCTGGATCGGCACGATCGACGCCACCGTCGCCGAGCTCGACGGGGCGCTGCCCGGCGCGGCGCTGGCCGAGGCGGTGTCCGCGCTCGCCGGTCAGTTCGACGAGGACAGCTGGGCGGTGCTCGGCACCCCGGAGACAGCCCCCGTGCCCCGGGTCGCGACGGTCCAGCAGCCGCTCAAGCCCGCCCGGCGGCCCTCGTACGACACCCACATCGGGGTGACGCTGCCGTTCCGGGCGACCGGCAACGGCCTGCCCGACCGGGACTCGCTGCACGCGCTGCGCGCCTTCGAGGACAGCCTGGCCCCGCTGCTCGACGGCGCCGAGCTGATCGCGCACGAGACCGGGGAGAACGTCCGTACGCTGCACATCTACGGCGACTCGACCCGCTTCGCGGCCAAGCCGTTGGAGAAGCACGCCGCGTCCTGGCGGGAGGGCCGGGCGAAGGTCCGCACCAGCACGGATCCGTCCTGGGAGCGGGTGCGCCACCTGCGGCCGTGA
- a CDS encoding protein phosphatase translates to MGSWEVGTPGVLRLPSERLVRGRGLSRPLPDGPLPEYGVYLLGHEPPGTAWDARWVRWPDFRLPADPATLPGVLAEALRRAAGERVEFACAGGRGRTGTALACLAVLDGVPAAEAVGWVRAHYDRRAVETPWQRRFVERFGAA, encoded by the coding sequence ATGGGTTCCTGGGAGGTCGGCACGCCGGGCGTGCTGCGGCTGCCGTCGGAGCGGCTGGTGCGCGGGCGTGGCCTGAGCCGGCCGCTGCCGGACGGGCCGCTGCCGGAGTACGGCGTCTACCTGCTCGGCCATGAGCCGCCAGGCACCGCCTGGGATGCGCGATGGGTGCGCTGGCCCGACTTCCGGCTGCCCGCCGACCCGGCCACGCTGCCCGGGGTGCTGGCCGAGGCGCTGCGCCGGGCGGCGGGGGAGCGGGTCGAATTCGCCTGTGCCGGCGGACGCGGCCGGACCGGGACCGCGCTGGCCTGCCTGGCCGTGCTCGACGGCGTGCCCGCGGCCGAGGCGGTCGGCTGGGTGCGGGCGCACTACGACCGCCGGGCCGTGGAGACGCCGTGGCAGCGGCGTTTCGTCGAGCGGTTCGGAGCCGCCTGA
- a CDS encoding alpha/beta hydrolase, with product MRRRTLITAVGLLLVAGCGAPAPPASPAPPSVLRLDLANGPERPLPTEVRLPAGGGRHPLLVFVHGYTCHVAEYADLLDHWARAGFAVAAPTFPYTHGAAAKLDIMDLLKQPADVTAVLDALLSRAGQPGDPLHGRLDPARVAAGGHSLGGMTTVGALGKWRDPRLKAGLVLAGSARDVGTAFQGEPAPLLFVHGLGDRVVTIDQGRAAYEAVPWPKAFLTLPLGTHRNPFMFTSDPDWARVADATTDFLRWRLAGDSSARTRLTALGPDFEDRLG from the coding sequence GTGCGCCGCAGGACATTGATCACCGCTGTGGGGCTGCTGCTCGTGGCGGGCTGCGGCGCACCCGCTCCACCGGCGTCGCCCGCGCCGCCGTCGGTGCTGCGGCTCGACCTGGCCAACGGGCCGGAGCGGCCGCTGCCGACCGAGGTGCGCCTGCCGGCCGGCGGCGGGCGGCATCCGCTGCTGGTGTTCGTGCACGGTTACACCTGCCACGTCGCCGAGTACGCCGACCTGCTGGACCACTGGGCGCGGGCCGGATTCGCGGTGGCCGCGCCGACGTTCCCGTACACCCACGGCGCCGCCGCGAAGCTCGACATCATGGACCTGCTCAAGCAGCCGGCCGACGTCACCGCCGTCCTCGACGCCCTGCTGTCCCGCGCGGGGCAGCCGGGTGACCCGCTGCACGGCCGCCTCGACCCGGCCCGCGTCGCGGCCGGCGGGCACTCGCTCGGCGGGATGACGACCGTGGGCGCGCTCGGCAAGTGGCGCGACCCGCGGCTCAAGGCCGGGCTCGTGCTGGCCGGCAGCGCCCGCGACGTGGGCACCGCGTTCCAGGGCGAGCCCGCGCCGCTGCTGTTCGTGCACGGGCTCGGCGACCGGGTCGTCACCATCGACCAGGGGCGGGCGGCGTACGAGGCGGTTCCCTGGCCCAAGGCGTTCCTGACGCTGCCGCTGGGCACCCACCGCAACCCGTTCATGTTCACGTCCGACCCGGACTGGGCGCGGGTCGCCGACGCCACCACGGACTTCCTGCGCTGGCGGCTGGCCGGGGACAGCTCGGCCCGCACCAGGCTGACCGCCCTCGGCCCGGACTTCGAGGACCGCCTCGGCTGA
- a CDS encoding Gfo/Idh/MocA family protein encodes MHPVRLALIGAGDRGNAYSRWALAHPDRARVVAVAEPQDERRERFAVDHGIAAAAQYPSWEQLLADPALDVDAVLIATQDSGHAAPAIAAARRGLHIMLEKPLAPTPEECVRVVDAVAEAGVMLAVCHVLRYAPYTRLVKSLLDGGAIGDVVSVQHHEPVGFWHQAHSFVRGNWRREDLSSFMLLAKSCHDIDWLQHVVGRDITRVSSFGGLRHFRPEHRPDGAADRCLDCAVEPGCPYSAPRLYRDRLARGHHGWPLSVVTPVFTEEALTAALREGPYGRCVYACDNDVVDHQVVAMEFAGGVSAVFTMNAFNTGGHRRTRIFGTRGELVCEGTAITVHDFVTGTATRHDPATAGGADAAGGHGGGDAGLMDAFTAAVATGERDRILSGPAATLNSHLATFAAEQARHEGAVITVQRPGTTLAPTPSFGG; translated from the coding sequence GTGCACCCTGTCCGCCTCGCCCTCATCGGTGCCGGTGACCGCGGCAACGCGTATTCGCGGTGGGCCCTGGCACACCCGGACCGGGCACGGGTGGTCGCCGTCGCCGAGCCGCAGGACGAGCGCCGCGAGCGCTTCGCGGTGGACCACGGCATCGCCGCGGCCGCGCAATACCCGAGCTGGGAGCAGCTGCTCGCCGATCCTGCGCTGGACGTCGACGCGGTCCTCATCGCCACCCAGGACTCCGGGCACGCCGCCCCCGCGATCGCGGCCGCGCGGCGCGGGCTGCACATCATGCTGGAGAAGCCGCTCGCGCCGACCCCCGAGGAGTGCGTACGCGTCGTCGACGCGGTCGCCGAGGCGGGCGTGATGCTGGCCGTGTGCCACGTGCTGCGCTACGCGCCGTACACGCGGCTGGTCAAGAGCCTGCTCGACGGCGGCGCGATCGGCGATGTGGTGTCGGTGCAGCATCACGAGCCGGTCGGGTTCTGGCACCAGGCCCACTCGTTCGTGCGCGGCAACTGGCGCCGCGAGGACCTGTCCAGCTTCATGCTGCTGGCCAAGTCGTGCCACGACATCGACTGGCTGCAGCACGTCGTCGGCCGCGACATCACCCGCGTGTCCAGCTTCGGCGGGCTGCGCCACTTCCGCCCCGAGCACCGCCCCGACGGCGCCGCCGACCGCTGCCTGGACTGCGCGGTGGAGCCGGGCTGCCCGTACTCCGCACCCCGCCTCTACCGTGACCGGCTCGCCCGGGGCCACCACGGCTGGCCGCTGAGCGTCGTCACGCCCGTCTTCACCGAGGAGGCGCTGACCGCCGCGCTGCGCGAGGGACCCTACGGGCGCTGCGTGTACGCCTGCGACAACGACGTGGTCGACCACCAGGTGGTGGCGATGGAGTTCGCCGGCGGCGTGAGCGCGGTGTTCACCATGAACGCGTTCAACACCGGCGGGCACCGGCGCACCCGGATCTTCGGCACGCGCGGCGAGCTGGTCTGCGAGGGCACCGCGATCACCGTGCACGACTTCGTCACCGGCACCGCGACCAGACACGACCCGGCCACGGCAGGCGGGGCGGACGCCGCGGGCGGGCACGGCGGCGGCGACGCCGGGCTGATGGACGCCTTCACCGCCGCGGTGGCCACCGGCGAGCGCGACCGCATCCTGTCCGGCCCGGCCGCGACGCTCAACTCCCACCTGGCCACGTTCGCCGCCGAGCAGGCCCGGCACGAGGGCGCCGTGATCACCGTACAAAGGCCGGGCACCACCCTCGCGCCCACCCCGTCGTTTGGAGGTTAG
- a CDS encoding AraC family transcriptional regulator, translating to MTDGGAPRVRALEYTTRDLEVAHQVLRDTYVDHRHRLFGASGEFVYRQHTVGAGELAMDSVRHTAAVENAVEPLTYLMFGVPLSPSITIRAGRAELRPGRGEAYLYPTGVPFTVRWGELDVRLLRLPIERVARVAARSTGIAVADFRFDGMSPVSPHAARHWRDTMAYLYHVLSAPDSALANPLVHAAAVDLAASVAVATFPNTATSVGHLAEPGRVAPAALRRAVAYIDAHAHEPVTVEDIAEAAGISSRGLQAAFSRHADTTPMSYLRRVRLERAHRDLLAADPARGDTVADVARRWGFASLSRFAAVYREEYGRSPRHTLRT from the coding sequence ATGACAGACGGCGGGGCACCGCGGGTGCGCGCGCTGGAGTACACGACACGGGACCTGGAGGTGGCACACCAGGTCCTGCGGGACACGTACGTCGACCACCGGCATCGGCTGTTCGGCGCGTCCGGGGAGTTCGTGTACCGGCAGCACACCGTGGGCGCCGGGGAGCTGGCGATGGACAGCGTGCGGCACACGGCCGCCGTGGAGAACGCCGTCGAGCCGCTGACCTACCTGATGTTCGGCGTGCCGCTGAGCCCGTCGATCACCATCCGGGCCGGGCGCGCCGAGCTGCGGCCGGGCCGCGGCGAGGCGTACCTCTACCCGACCGGTGTCCCGTTCACCGTGCGCTGGGGCGAGCTGGACGTGCGGCTGCTGCGCCTGCCCATCGAGCGGGTCGCCCGGGTCGCGGCGCGGTCCACCGGCATCGCGGTGGCAGACTTCCGCTTCGACGGCATGTCCCCGGTGTCGCCGCACGCGGCCCGGCACTGGCGCGACACCATGGCCTACCTCTACCACGTGCTGTCCGCGCCGGACTCGGCGCTGGCCAACCCGCTGGTGCACGCCGCCGCGGTGGACCTGGCCGCCTCCGTGGCCGTCGCCACCTTCCCGAACACCGCCACCTCGGTCGGACACCTGGCCGAGCCGGGCCGGGTGGCGCCCGCCGCGCTGCGCCGCGCGGTCGCGTACATCGACGCGCACGCGCACGAGCCGGTCACCGTCGAGGACATCGCCGAGGCGGCCGGGATCTCCTCGCGCGGGCTGCAGGCCGCGTTCAGCCGGCACGCCGACACGACCCCGATGTCGTACCTGCGCCGGGTGCGGCTGGAGCGGGCCCATCGCGACCTGCTCGCGGCCGACCCGGCGCGCGGCGACACGGTCGCCGACGTGGCCCGGCGCTGGGGCTTCGCCAGCCTGAGCCGGTTCGCCGCGGTGTACCGCGAGGAGTACGGCAGATCACCGCGGCACACCTTGCGCACCTAG
- a CDS encoding emopamil-binding family protein, giving the protein MSANLPLRARRIDIFFAVVFSAFTITSLIADLMPTLGFDFSEPSDNFILNANHWYAHDTDPLFMNPPVWMRIVTGLSALVYMPFYVVLVYALLRGRNWIQLPAVIYATMISTITGIIVFGVEFFGEPQWQTPNPAKFLAFNLPYVLLPLLLLARMRKPEPFTRRF; this is encoded by the coding sequence ATGAGCGCCAACCTGCCCCTGCGCGCGCGCCGGATCGACATCTTCTTCGCGGTCGTGTTCAGCGCGTTCACGATCACCTCGCTGATCGCCGATCTGATGCCGACGCTCGGCTTCGACTTCAGCGAGCCGTCCGACAACTTCATCCTCAACGCCAACCACTGGTACGCCCACGACACCGACCCGCTGTTCATGAACCCGCCGGTGTGGATGCGCATCGTGACCGGCCTGTCGGCGCTGGTCTACATGCCGTTCTACGTGGTGCTGGTGTACGCGCTGCTGCGCGGGCGCAACTGGATCCAGCTCCCGGCGGTGATCTACGCGACGATGATCTCCACGATCACCGGGATCATCGTGTTCGGGGTGGAGTTCTTCGGCGAGCCGCAGTGGCAGACCCCGAACCCGGCCAAGTTCCTCGCCTTCAACCTGCCGTACGTGCTGCTCCCGCTGCTGCTCCTGGCGCGTATGCGCAAGCCGGAGCCGTTCACCCGCCGGTTCTGA